The following DNA comes from Verrucomicrobiia bacterium.
CCCCGTGAACGGCCAGCTTCCGGCCATCGGCCCGCGGGCCGTAATCCGATCCTCAAAGTATCCCCCGGCGTTGTGAAACAGCCCGTTCCCTTCGCCCACCAGATGGGTGATGAACAGATCCAGCCAGCCGCGCTGCCCCACGTCCACCGCCACCACCCCCATCCCCGCCCGCGGAATGCCCAGCGCGCTCAAGGCGCATCCCCGTTCCGATGCCGCCTCCTCGAACCTGCGCCCCCCGCGATTGAGCCAGAGCTGATTGGCCATCGCATCGTTGGCCACCAGGATGTCCACCCAGCCGTCCCCGTCGAAATCCCCGGTCGCCACCCCCAGCCCCGTCCCAAACGCCTCCCCCAATCCCATCGCCTCGGTCACGTCCTCGAAGGTCCCGTCCCCCCGGTTCCGGTAGAGCCGGTCCCGCGCCGGTGCCCGGTAACTCAGGGGGGAACAGTAGTCCGGCACCCCGCCCCGCGAATAGCACTCGACCTCCACCGCGATCGACCAGTGCAGGTAGTTCACCACCATCAGGTCCAGGTGACCGTCCCGGTCGAAGTCGAAAAAGGCGGCGCTGCTGCTCCATTCGTCCCCCGCCACACCCGCCCGGTCCGTCACGTCCTCGAACGTCCCGTCCCCCCGGTTCCGGTACAGCGCATTCCCCCGAAGATTCAGAAAATAGATGTCCGTCCACCCGTCGCCGTCGTAATCGCCACAGGCCACTCCCATCCCGTATCCCCCCACCCGATCCAGTCCCGCCCGCAAGGTCACATCCTCGAACCGCCAGCCCCCAAGGTTCCGATACAGCCGGTGCCGGGCTGGAACCGGCCGCTCGGGATCCGCCGACCCGCCGTCGATGCACAGCACATCCATCCATCCGTCATTGTCGAAATCCAGCAACGCCACCCCGCCCGCGTTGATCTCCGGCATCAGGTGCCTCCCGGCATGTCCCGACCGATGGACAAAATCCACCCCGACCGCCGCCCCCACTTCCTCGAACCAGGCCTCCCCCCGTTCCAAACCATCCCCACCAACCCGCTCCGTTCCAGGGCCCGATCCCGCCGGGCCACCCCGATCGCATCCCGCCCCGGTCAGGAGCAGCAACGCGACCGCACAACGCCCAAGGAATCGTCCGCCACAGCTCATTTTGGGTCACCCCGCGCTGCCGCCAGTTCCGCCTTCAAGGCCGCCACCGCTTCCCGGTCAATCCCCAGACGCTCCAATGCCCGGACCCGGCCCATCGCCCCCTCCCAGTTGCCCCTCTCGATCTCGACCGAAGCCAGACGCTCCAGCGCCACCGGATGAATGGGATCCCGTTCCCACGCCCGCCGGTACTGACCCTGCGCCTCCTCGACCCGCCCGAGATTGAACCGCAGCACGTCACCCAACTGCAGCCTCAGTTCCACGCTCCCCGGAGCCAGTTCGATCGCCCGCTCCAGGGCCGCCACCGCCTCCGCATCGTCTTCCCGGCCAATCCACGCATTCGCCACCGCCACATGGGCCTCCGCGAGGCGTGGTGCCCGTAGCACCGCCTCCTGCGCCAGCGCCAAACCCCGATCCGTCATGCCCCGTTCCACCGCCACCCGCGAGGCGGCCATCAGCAACCCAACCTCCCCCGGACGCCCCGCCAGCGCCGCCATCAGGAGATTCCACGCCGCCTCAGCCTGTCCGTCCGCCACCAGCGCCAAACCCAGCCGCGCCGCCACCGCTGCGTTGTCCGGATGCACCTGATACACCCCTCGCAGTTGCCGCACCGCCTCGCCCGTCCGCCCCTGTGCCATCAGAGTGTCCGCCGCCTCGAACTGGTCCGGCAACGCCTTCATGTGCCCCAGCGCCGCCAGGGACCACTCATCGGGCATCGGCGTCAGCGTCGCCGCCATTCCTGCTGTCAATTCCAAACCCGCCGCCTCGGCCCGACCCGCACGCTGGTAGGCCTGTCCCAACCGGTGCCGCGCGCTCCGCGCGTAGGGATCCAGCGCGATCGCCCGTTCCAGAACCTCGATCGCCTCCTCCACCCGGCCCGCCCGCAGTCTCGCATCGCCCAAACCGGCCCACCCATGCCAGGCCTCCGGCGCCAGCGCGGTGACCTTCGCGAAGGCCTCTTCGGCGCCCGCTTCATCCCCCAATCCCATCCGCAACCGCCCCAGCCGATGCCACGAAGGCGCGTGCTCCGGGTGCCGGGTCAATACCTGCTCCAGTTCGACAACCGCTCCTTCGAGATCGCCCGCCTCGCTCAACGCCACCGCCCCGTAAAGCCCGGGAAGCGGGCCTTTCTCCCCCAACCGGATGGCCTCGACAAAACACTGCCGGGCCTCGGCCCAAAGCCCGTTGACTGCCAACGCCAGTCCCAGCTCAGACCTCCTGACCGCATCCCCCCGGACTTCCACCGCCCCCCGCCAAAGGTCCTCCAGATGCCCTCCCACCAGCGGATCCATGGCGGCCCAGTCCAACGCAACCGGCAACGGAACCTTGCGGTCCAATCCGCCCGCTCCCCATCCGAACCCGCGTCCCGTGCCCTTCCCCAGCGCCAGCGCCACCGCCACCAACGCCACCCCGGCCAGCACCAACCCCGCCTTCCACACCCCGGCCAACCGGGCTGCCCTCGGGGGCCCATTCGTCGCCCACAGCCACTTCATGGGCCCCCGTTCGAAACGCCTGCCAACCCGTCAGAAGCGGGTCGGGTTCACAACCTTGTGCGTTGACCGCTCCTGCAACCAGTCCACGTCGCGGTTGTTCGGCGACGGCTGACCCAGGGGCAACAGCACGCCTTGGCGCAGAATCGGCGCCGTGCGCGGATCCACCCACTTGCGGATCTCCGCGTGACCGTCGGCAAACGACAGGCCGCCCGCCCGATTGTGGTAGGTGGCCGGATAATCCACGATGATGTGCCCGCCCGGACGATGCGGGTCGTACGAGTTCATATCCACGGCGAACCACCCGTCGTTGATCGAGTCCTCCCGTTCGTCGATGGTGACCCACGTCTTCGAAGGCGACGCGATGTCCGTGGACCGGATGAATTGCCGGTATCCTCCAGTGTAGGGACGATTCTCCGAACCCGCCGACCCGTTGAACCGCGTTCCGACATAGGCGTTCATCGAAATCGAGCGCACGCGCGGCGGACCCGCCTTGCCGCGGCTCCGGCTCATGTCGGCCGGGCACTTGTACACGCCGGGGGCCCCCGTGTATTTGCCCAACTGCGAGTTCATCAGGATGATGGTGTTGGTGTTGTCATTGCGGTACGTCGAGTTGTCCAGCCAGCCCACCGCCCACGTCAGGTTGGACCGGCTGAAGTTCTGCGCGTCGCCCCCATCCAGATTGCCCGCCAATCGCTCCTCGTTGTCCCCCGCATACAGCGTCCACGCCAAAGCAATCTGCTTGCCGTTGCTCAGGCAAAGAATGCCCTGCGCCTTGGCCTTCGCCTTCGCCAGCGCCGGCAGCAGCATGCTGGCCAGAATGGCGATGATGGCGATCACCACCAGCAACTCAATCAGGGTGAACCCGCCCGGACGTGCTGCCCGGCGGCCGAAGAGACGTGAAAGCTTGTAAAACATGCCTTGGACTCAGGTTGATGCCTCGAATCTAAAGCCCCGCCCGATTCCGATGGCAATGCCGGAAACGGTTGTGCCCTCAAAAAACCAGTCCGCCCGGCCACTCCGACCTTGACCCACCCTACCCGCTTCGCCGCATCGCCACCGGCAGGATCTTCATTTCGTTGCGGTACTTCGCCACCGTCCTGCGGGCGATCCGGATCCCCTGGTCCCTCAGGCGCGCCTCGATCTGGTCGTCGGTCAACGGATGCGCCGGATCCTCCCCCCGGATCATCTCCCCAATCAGTTCCTTCACCCCGGTGCTCGCCACCGACCCCCCGTCCGATGTCGCCACCCCGCTCGTGAACAGCGCCCGCATCTCGATCACCCCCTGCGGCGTGCTCATGTACTTCCCCGCCACCGCCCGGCTCACCGTCGTCTCGTGCACCCCCACCACTTCGGCCACCTGCGCCATCGTCATCGGCTTCAACTGCGCCCGGCCCCGCTCGAAAAACGCCTCCTGGCGCCTCACCACCTCTTCCGCAATCCGCTTGATGGTCTGCTCCCGCTGGTCCAGGCAGCGCATCAGGAACTTCCCGGCCCGGATCTTCTCCCGCAGATACTCGCGCACCTCCGGACTGCTCCCGGCCTGGATCAGCATGTCCTTGTAGGCATGGCTGATCCGCACGCGCGGCAACGGCTCGTCGTTGAGCGTCACCTGCCACCCGTTCTCCCCCCGCGTCACCACCACCTCCGGCAGGACGTACTCCGGCTCCGCCGGTGCCAGTTCCCGGCCGGGCCGCGGCTTCAGCTTGCCGATGTTCTCCGCCGCATCCTGGATCTCGTCCGGATACACCCCCAACTGATCCCCGATGTCCTGGTACCGCCGCCGGGCCAGCGCCTCCAGATGGTCCCGCACCACCACGTACTCGAGGGACTCCTCCCGCCCCTGCCGCTCCAATTGCAGCAGCAGGCATTCCCGCAGATCCCGCGCCGCAATCCCCGCCGGCTCGAGCCCCTGCACCACCTTCAACGCCGCCTCCAACGCCTCCAGCTCCACTCCAGCCGTCTGGGCCATCACACTCAACGGCGTCGCCAGATACCCCTCGTCATTGAGATTCCCTATGATCAACTCCGCCAGCGCCCGCAGCTCCCCGGGCACCTCCGAGGTCTGCAACTGCCACGCCAGCTCTTCCTGCAGCGACGTCCCCTGGGTCAGGCTGTCGAACAAAAACTGGCGCCGCTCATCCTCGACTTCCGGCTGTCGCAGCGGCGGATTCGCCTGCGAAAAATGATCCCGCCATTCCTGGTCCAGTTGCGCCAACTGCTCCAGCCGGGCCTGAAAATCGTCCACCGCCGCCCCGTTCGGCCGCTCGGTCGCCGGATCATACAGCAGATCCTTCGGCGGCTCCGCCGGATCCAGCGCGGCCGCGACGCTTCCAGGCCCCGCCTCCCCGTTCTCCATCCCCTCGGCCCGCGGCCCTTCCCCCGGCGGCACCTCTTCCAACACCGGATTCTGCGCCATCTCCTGCTCCACCAGCGATCGCAACTCGAGGATCGGTGCCTGCAGCAACGCCAGCGACTGCTGCATCTGGGGCGACAGCACCTGCTGCAGCGCGAGCCCCTGACTGAGTTGCATCCCCGACGACATGACCCTGCGAAGATGCGCCGGCCCCGCCCGGCACTACAATCCCCAACC
Coding sequences within:
- a CDS encoding CRTAC1 family protein, whose amino-acid sequence is MSCGGRFLGRCAVALLLLTGAGCDRGGPAGSGPGTERVGGDGLERGEAWFEEVGAAVGVDFVHRSGHAGRHLMPEINAGGVALLDFDNDGWMDVLCIDGGSADPERPVPARHRLYRNLGGWRFEDVTLRAGLDRVGGYGMGVACGDYDGDGWTDIYFLNLRGNALYRNRGDGTFEDVTDRAGVAGDEWSSSAAFFDFDRDGHLDLMVVNYLHWSIAVEVECYSRGGVPDYCSPLSYRAPARDRLYRNRGDGTFEDVTEAMGLGEAFGTGLGVATGDFDGDGWVDILVANDAMANQLWLNRGGRRFEEAASERGCALSALGIPRAGMGVVAVDVGQRGWLDLFITHLVGEGNGLFHNAGGYFEDRITARGPMAGSWPFTGFGVGFRDFDHDGHPDLFVANGRVRLGTRDLVPSDPYAEPDTLRRGLGGGEFAEVRPAGGTWPVLMGAGRGAAFGDLNNDGAEDVVVVNKDGPVHVLRNRMGGRGNWIGLDVRDSRGQVARNAMVRLEAGGRVQWRQVQPNEGYASSNDPRLVFGLGAAAGVDEVAVRYLDGAGRETRFGPLAAGRYHTLTGPAVGRQD
- a CDS encoding tetratricopeptide repeat protein, encoding MKWLWATNGPPRAARLAGVWKAGLVLAGVALVAVALALGKGTGRGFGWGAGGLDRKVPLPVALDWAAMDPLVGGHLEDLWRGAVEVRGDAVRRSELGLALAVNGLWAEARQCFVEAIRLGEKGPLPGLYGAVALSEAGDLEGAVVELEQVLTRHPEHAPSWHRLGRLRMGLGDEAGAEEAFAKVTALAPEAWHGWAGLGDARLRAGRVEEAIEVLERAIALDPYARSARHRLGQAYQRAGRAEAAGLELTAGMAATLTPMPDEWSLAALGHMKALPDQFEAADTLMAQGRTGEAVRQLRGVYQVHPDNAAVAARLGLALVADGQAEAAWNLLMAALAGRPGEVGLLMAASRVAVERGMTDRGLALAQEAVLRAPRLAEAHVAVANAWIGREDDAEAVAALERAIELAPGSVELRLQLGDVLRFNLGRVEEAQGQYRRAWERDPIHPVALERLASVEIERGNWEGAMGRVRALERLGIDREAVAALKAELAAARGDPK
- a CDS encoding type II secretion system protein, which encodes MFYKLSRLFGRRAARPGGFTLIELLVVIAIIAILASMLLPALAKAKAKAQGILCLSNGKQIALAWTLYAGDNEERLAGNLDGGDAQNFSRSNLTWAVGWLDNSTYRNDNTNTIILMNSQLGKYTGAPGVYKCPADMSRSRGKAGPPRVRSISMNAYVGTRFNGSAGSENRPYTGGYRQFIRSTDIASPSKTWVTIDEREDSINDGWFAVDMNSYDPHRPGGHIIVDYPATYHNRAGGLSFADGHAEIRKWVDPRTAPILRQGVLLPLGQPSPNNRDVDWLQERSTHKVVNPTRF
- the rpoN gene encoding RNA polymerase factor sigma-54, with the protein product MSSGMQLSQGLALQQVLSPQMQQSLALLQAPILELRSLVEQEMAQNPVLEEVPPGEGPRAEGMENGEAGPGSVAAALDPAEPPKDLLYDPATERPNGAAVDDFQARLEQLAQLDQEWRDHFSQANPPLRQPEVEDERRQFLFDSLTQGTSLQEELAWQLQTSEVPGELRALAELIIGNLNDEGYLATPLSVMAQTAGVELEALEAALKVVQGLEPAGIAARDLRECLLLQLERQGREESLEYVVVRDHLEALARRRYQDIGDQLGVYPDEIQDAAENIGKLKPRPGRELAPAEPEYVLPEVVVTRGENGWQVTLNDEPLPRVRISHAYKDMLIQAGSSPEVREYLREKIRAGKFLMRCLDQREQTIKRIAEEVVRRQEAFFERGRAQLKPMTMAQVAEVVGVHETTVSRAVAGKYMSTPQGVIEMRALFTSGVATSDGGSVASTGVKELIGEMIRGEDPAHPLTDDQIEARLRDQGIRIARRTVAKYRNEMKILPVAMRRSG